The Setaria viridis chromosome 9, Setaria_viridis_v4.0, whole genome shotgun sequence sequence TGCTGAGATTCTGTTTTAAGTGGAGCAGATTACTACTTTTTTCACACTATCAAGATGTGTGGGAAACAGTACAAGTTATGCTGACCTGTATTGATCCTGTGATTACATTTATGAATGATTGAATGTTGCTTGGCAAAGAGGACAGATTAGTGCCCAGATCATATGTTGATTCTGTCCTAAAGTTCGAGTTTGATTAGTGGTTTAGTTTGATTAGTGCCCAAATCATATGTTGATATTGTTTTCTTTAACCTGAGGACCACTGATTGGCCATATATCATTTAATTATCATGTTTTAGAATTCCCTGAATCATTCAGTTGGTTTAGTTCTGTGCAAGTGAAATGGACCATATTTGCTTTGGGCGTTAGTGTGTTACCTGCTAGACTATATTTTGCTACTTTTGCTTGTGCAGCAGCCTGAAAGTTTAAAGACAGTATTACTCATGGAATCTGTGTACACAATGTACCCTGTAATCTACATGACCACACGTCCTGAGCTAATGAATTCTAATTTTTGTGTTAATAACTCGAATTTTCAAATAAAATTAATTTCTTAACCATTCTCACTTGCTTTGAAAATGGTTTTCTTTTGTGTCAACTCCCAAGATCCCAGCACATTTACTGAATATTTCATCTGACAATGGGAAGTACAGCTTCCTTTGGAATTCAAAGGTTGAACCATATCATCATGGATGGAAAATAGTATAAATATAATGGATTTATGATTTTGTACCCTGCAGCATAATTCAGGGTTTTGTGGCATCTTGCAAGAGCCTTATTCTTGTTCATCTAAGGTCCGAGCATTTCCTCACTTCTTCTGTTGTCAGTTACATTTTCTCGTTGTATCTGGCTGATGTCCATTTGTGCTTCCTTTGTTGTTCATGCTTTCTGCATTGTCTTCCAAAGAAGGTATCTGGAGAAGTAATCGGCCTTTCATTTCTTTAGTAGGTACAATAACACTCTTTCAGACCATTGACATGTAGAATTTACTTAAAATGTGTTACCCAAGCAAGATGTAATTCAAAGCAGGCAGAGCAAGAAGGTCAAAGAAGTTAGCtgcaaagggaaaagaaaagcgGGATTATAGTATCCAGTTCTTGTATCTGCATGCCGTATAGTAGACTGATCTAGTGGGGAAAGCAAGATCAAGTAGTGGAATCCTACAAGCTGGGTATCCAGTGACCTTGaaccaattattttttttaaaagaatccAATCCAAATAATACCAAAAAAGTATAGGATGCTGGATTGGTAAAATTAGATATACTATGAACTATTTTTTAGTTTGTACGATGTTTATATGTTATCTAATTATATTTGTGCGCTCTTCATTAGTTACTGGTTATTAGCTTAGGCATTTCCCTATTTGAAAATTCATCCATTCATATTTGTATGTTTCTAGAACCAGTTATGGCTACATACTAGCCTATATTTACATATTTATCACCGATTATTGTTGCTCTCTCCTTTTTAATAGAGAACTAAAGAATCTGTTTGTGTATCTTGCAAGAGCCTTTTCCCTATCCATTTAAGGTTGGATCTGCATTTTCTCATTTCCCCTGTTGTTTAAATTTTCTCACTATCCCTGACTAATTAAGTTTGGTGCTTCCTTTTTCTGGTTCACACAGTAGACAAAAGGTTCATTTTGTTGTGTTTGATAGAGAAGTTCTTTCTGATAATTTCAGTGGTTGTGCATTTCTGCATGAGAGACATAGATGGAGGCAAAGTAATAAGAATTCAGTGGGTACACTACATACTGTTTCCTCCACATTGTGCTATTCTACGTGAATGTATAAGATGAGCATTTATTGAGTACCATGTGCTTAGGAAGACGATTACATACAATTCCCCTATCCTGCCCATCCCCCTATCACCACTGCAAAAGGTAGAAGTTTGGACCAACCCACAATTATGGCCATGACTACAGTAGACAGAGATAGCCCTTCAATTATTCTTCTTGCAACGATTGGTTAGGTTCCATTATTCAATATCCAATTCCCTTCTTCAGCTTAACACATTCTGCCAGTGTTTCTACTAAGACTGGTTGGCAACATGGACTGCTTCCTATCAGTTTGAGCTCTTCCTTTCCTCTTGTTTTTGAGTCGTGCTCCTCTGATCAGCAATTTCTGAGTTTCGCTTTGCAGCTACGATTTATTTTTGGAACCCAACAAACTCAAAAGAAACGACCTATTTCTGCAgagcatatttttttttcttttgagaacTCTACCCTCGATTCTTAAACTCCCATCTTCACGTGTATGGATAATCGTTTTCTATCAAGTGTTCTGTCCTTCGAATTTGGCAGCTATTTTTACTAGCTTATTGCAATTTGACCCTTCTCTCATTTTTTTAACACTATGAACATCATCCTATTATGATATAAAACATGCTGTTGATTTACTAATAAGTCTACTTGAACTACCAATCTGAAATAAAAAGGCAAAGTACATAGATTATAGATGTTACAgagatttttttccttatttagtTTAGCTTCCCTGGATCTGGTACAAGGTGTGTTTTGAATCTTCTTCTCTCCTTTTGTACCTATTGTAGCCGATGTTTTGCCATTGTTGCACTTTGCATATACTGGAATTTCTTAGGTATCAACAAAACCATAATTTGTTTCTAAAGCACATGATACACGCCTTTTTGCTGGTAGGAGCAGATGATACTGCCACATTGGATAAAGTTATGGATTCCTTGACTTCTCTAGCTAATGCACATGGTGGAGATCATGATGCTGGAAAAGAAACTGAACTAGCTCTGAAGATAGGAAACGTCAATTATTGTGAAACTGGTGACACTGTAGATAAAAGAGGGCCAAAGGTAATTCTTGGAGCTGGTATAGTTTGTCGACCAGCAGCTGAGTTTTTAACATCTTACCCAAATATATGTAGCTATGCTGTTGATGACAATAAGACAGATCAGATTCATGTTATTGTGGCAATGATGCAGAAGAGGTTATTCTTGCAATGATGCATTCCCCAgctcttgaatttttttttctgtctttTGGTTGGTTGCATTACTTGCTATTAACATGCTCTATGGACATCAATAAGCATTACTAAATTGAAAATATTGTACTTGGTCTGTAAGAAAAAACCTTTATGCAAAAACAATTAACCAGGATTAAGCACTGGGTACCTGCTCCCTTATCATATACTGGGTTCAACCTTTTAATCCCTTTATCCTCTAATGTAGATTAAGCACTGTTATTagtacaaaatatgtgttgtTATGTTTTGGTTTTGATTGTGTATGTGAATATGTAGTCAAGTGTCTTGTTGTGTCATATATTCTACAGATGTTCTCCATCTATTTATATTTGATAAAGGGTTGCATTAAGCACCACCTTTCATGAATTGTCGTGTCCTCTTAAATCTTAATGTTTCCTTTCATGAATAAACATCTGCTCATGAATAGATATCCATTCCTTCATACACACATGCTATGTAGTTTTTACTTTTGAAAGGGAGAGAAGAGGGTGCTTAAAAGTTAATAATTTCAAATCCTTTAGCAACTGTCATGCTAGGCGTTGATTATTGGAATTGATCAATAAATTACATGAGCTGTGAGTAAAATATTCTTATATGTCATCTTGTATAAAATATGTGTAGCATTCAACCATTACATTCTCATCTGTACGTGCAGATAGTTGATGGTATTAAAAATGCAACAGCTAGTCAGCTTGATGTTGCTGATAGTGGAAGCCTTTCAGATCTTGTTTCTCAGGTTAGATTCATTCTGATATTTACTGAACATATCAAATTTCACAACTTACAGTGAAGATAAGGGAGCAGGATCATGTTGCAAGCAAAAGTACCCTAACTGTTGTCAATTGTATGATGAGTGAAGCCcattagttttttttcctcgaacaacgcaggagaactgtgtgtcatttcattaagaaaggAAGTCGGACAAAATATACAAAGGAAACGGGAAAGGCCGACACCTTCCCGACACAACCCACTACACTAAGCCACAGCTAGAAAGAAATTAGCGCCACTGCAAAAATAACAGCCCGACCATGACCTGCTTGCCATACTGGACCACTAAGggcttggggcaagtgacctcAGGACAAGCTCCTGTAGAGCAGAAGCACTGGCCAAACACCACAAATGACATTCCTCTTCCACCGCTTGAAGAACAACCCAAACATTAGTTTTTAAACAGACTCATTCACACTTACGCAATAATTCCTTGGTTCAAGATGTTGATCTGTGCTTTCTGGCAAATTGGCCAGCAGATTCATGACGTGAGCTTCTCTTGCAGGTTGAGGTTGTAGTTTGCTTGCTGCCTACTAGCTTTCATGACGGAGCTCCTCTTGCAGGTTGAGGTCGTAGTTAGTTGCTGCCTACTAGCTTTCATGCTGCCATTGCCAGAGTATGCATAGAGGTAGCCTTCTTATTTATCTGTGATTTATATTATCCTTAAGGCTCTGTGTCACGGCTGTGTGGCAGTACTATGCAGTGCTGCAGTGAGCGTACAGGACATGTATGGCTGGTCTCCAGCCGCTCTTTCGCCGGTTTCCTACCTGTGGCTGATAGTAATGCCTGCGAGATGCCGAACAACAGGGAGATGAGATGCAGAGAACATAGATGAGATAATGGAGAAACTAGACTTTGTTTGCATATTGCTTGCCTTCCACGTACATGTACAATCGGCATATATAGCCAGCCAATTTATAAACTGACTCAAACCTCAACTGTATCCTAAACAGTCTCCAATATCTAATCCTAACTGACTCCATCTAATAAATGAACTATAAACTCATAGGTTGCTGCCTAGAAGTTGATATCCCATTTTTGGTCTATGAGTTTGTGTCCAAAGGCAGCCTCGATGACGTTCTGCACGGGCAGGATGTCTCTCAATTTTGTTCAGCGTCTACAGATTGCTGCACAAGCAGCCAAGGGTCTGGCTTATTTGCATTCAGAAATCACAGAATCAATTCACGGTGATGTTAAACCAGGTAACATACTTCTAAACGATGATCTTATGCCAAAAATATCCGACTTTAGCATATCTAGGTTGATTACCAAAGATAAAAGATATGCAGCGACTGTCATTGGTGACATGAGCTATGTGGATCCAATATATATGCAGTCAAGAATATTTAACCAACAAAAGTGATGTCTATAGTTTTGGAGTAGTGCTCCTGGAACTCATTACAAGGAAGAGCGCCTCACATCCTGGCAATGGTAACTTAATTGCCAACTTTTGTGATGCTTACACAGATAATAGAGTGATTGAGTTTGTTGACTCAGAAATTGCAGTGGAAGAAAACTTCCAACTACTTAATCGCCTGTCTGGAATGATAAAGAAATGCCTAGACCTTGATGTTAATCAGAGGCCTGAGATGACAGTGGTAGAAGATAATCTTCGCGACATGATGAAGATAGCACAGGCCAACTAAAATGATAAAATGATTCTCTCGCGAGTTTATGTATGCTACAGTTTGTAGTTGTACTTGTCACTCAACAagaaatgaaatattcatgtaaAAATACTTCAAATTGTATGGTGGCATCTGCTTGCATGTGTGCGAGAGACTGTGTATCATATAGATTTTATTTgtaaacaaatgcatcaattTGATGCCTCATATATTTTGGGCTTGTTTGGATGCAACCCTGAGCCAGACAGCTGCTCCCATGCAGCAGTCCAGACCCAGGCTCACGAAATCTAGCGCGCCTGGATGCTCTACCTGGCACGGTCAACTTTCTCAGGGTGAGAAACAAACAAACCCTTACCCTTTACAAAAGATCCCTCAATTTGTTATATGCAATTATCGTATATCGGACGCGGTTAGGTGTCGCCGAAGGCGACAATTCTGCAGTTGTCGTCTTCTATCTGGTCCTAATTATTTCTGTCCGTGGTGGATGCATGCACCACGTGCGCACGGATTAGTGAACCAAATTAGCACTCGCAAGACTATTTTCGTGGTACTATTCTGagctggtgcatgcatgcaagaggAGACTCATGATATCATTCCACGTGTAAAATCAATTTCAAGTAAATTTTGTGAGGGTTTAGACCGCTCTTAACAGCGAGCATGGCTGTTATAATAGTTTTTAGAcactttgcagaggttgtaTATCTTTACACGTAAATTTTCAAGAGAATTTTGGACCCAACCTGTAACATCCCTAGATCTAAAACATTAAAAAATGAGGacctttaatttttttcctaaattaATCTTCTTTTCCTCCCAATATTCAAATTATCTCACAAATATTAACAACTAAGCATAAACATCACATGAATATGCATTTGAGTGCTCTAGAATTTAGAAAAGATCAAAAGCTCTCAAACCTTCTTCAAATTATATCAAAATCTCTCTTAAACAAAAGTGAAACGCTGCTATTTCTAACCGGGCTGACAACTTCAACTTCATTTCTCGGCCTGGCCAGCTTCCGGCCCGGCCTGCTCCTCCCTGCCCACACGACTTAAGTAGGCCGCTAGGCCCTCGTATGCCTACCCCAGCCGGCCCAGCTAGCCCGGCCTGCGACACcacgtcatcatcctcctctcctctccttcctcctcctctctcacGCCCGGCCGTTCATCCCCCCTTGCACGCTGGCGCGACACTGCCCGGACTCCCCTCCCCCGGCCGCGTCCCTACCCTGCGACGTGACCTCCACACTGTCACGCCTGTCCTCGCCCCAATCCTTTTGTCAGAACACCTCCTCCCAtcttgtaacgcccgtaaaaattaccaatttaaatcacccgttaaaaatgcattccaaatttTTCCGATCGTTGAGCT is a genomic window containing:
- the LOC140221258 gene encoding uncharacterized protein, translated to MLSALSSKEGIWRSNRPFISLVGRARRSKKLAAKGKEKRDYTNAHGGDHDAGKETELALKIGNVNYCETGDTVDKRGPKIVDGIKNATASQLDVADSGSLSDLVSQVEVVVCLLPTSFHDGAPLAG